One Roseomonas sp. OT10 DNA window includes the following coding sequences:
- a CDS encoding MBL fold metallo-hydrolase has product MQVTILGCGGSGGVPLLGGADGRGNWGECDPGEPRNRRTRSSILIQGPDGEALLVDTGPDLRAQLLATGHARVDAILLTHAHADHIMGIDEVRSLNRIRGAAIPIHGTEATLADVSHRFDYAFREPTVGFYRPALTPVPVVPGQSLEIAGLPVSVFRQDHKVMETLGLRIGRFAYSTDVVQLPEESLRALEGIETWVVGCFSRSPHPVHAHVDRVLEWVARLRPRRTLLTHMGTDLDWAWMAANLPPGIEAAHDGMRIDAA; this is encoded by the coding sequence CTGCAAGTCACCATCCTCGGCTGTGGCGGCTCCGGTGGCGTGCCCTTGCTAGGCGGTGCGGATGGGCGCGGCAATTGGGGCGAGTGCGACCCTGGGGAGCCTCGGAACCGCCGAACCCGGTCGAGCATCCTGATCCAAGGCCCTGACGGTGAAGCACTCCTGGTGGACACCGGGCCCGATCTGCGGGCCCAGCTGCTCGCCACGGGCCATGCCCGGGTGGACGCGATCCTTCTGACCCATGCCCATGCCGACCACATCATGGGCATCGACGAGGTCCGCAGCCTGAACCGCATCCGGGGCGCGGCCATCCCGATCCATGGGACGGAAGCGACGCTGGCCGACGTCTCCCACCGCTTTGACTATGCCTTCCGGGAACCCACGGTGGGCTTCTACCGCCCGGCGCTGACCCCGGTGCCCGTGGTCCCGGGGCAGAGCCTGGAGATCGCCGGCCTGCCGGTGAGCGTGTTCCGGCAGGACCACAAGGTGATGGAGACGCTGGGGCTGCGGATCGGGCGCTTTGCCTATTCGACGGATGTCGTCCAGCTGCCGGAGGAGAGCCTGCGGGCGCTGGAGGGGATCGAGACCTGGGTGGTCGGCTGCTTCAGCCGTTCGCCGCATCCCGTGCACGCGCATGTGGACCGGGTGCTGGAGTGGGTGGCGCGGCTGCGGCCGCGGCGCACGCTGTTGACGCATATGGGGACCGATCTGGACTGGGCCTGGATGGCGGCGAACCTGCCGCCGGGCATCGAGGCGGCGCATGACGGGATGCGGATCGACGCCGCCTAG
- a CDS encoding TatD family hydrolase, whose translation MLTDSHCHLDYFEGGELEAVVARAGEAGVARLITIGTTMAQGETVKAIADRFPQVFATVGVHPMQAGNAPIPTVEAIIALADHPKVVGIGESGLDYHYDTAPPEVQAESFRRHIRAAQRTGLPLVIHAREADDDIAAILREEREAGGDFAALLHCFSSTRALAETVVADGGYVSFSGILTFPKSNDIREVAASLPRDRILVETDSPYLAPVPYRGKRCEPAYVATTAEVLAKTLGMEVPALIELTGRNTRNLFNKIS comes from the coding sequence GTGCTGACGGACAGCCACTGCCACCTGGACTATTTCGAGGGCGGAGAGCTGGAGGCGGTGGTCGCCCGGGCCGGTGAGGCGGGTGTCGCGCGGCTGATCACCATCGGCACCACCATGGCCCAGGGGGAGACGGTGAAGGCGATTGCCGACCGCTTCCCCCAGGTCTTCGCCACGGTCGGGGTACACCCGATGCAGGCGGGGAACGCGCCGATCCCGACGGTGGAGGCGATCATCGCCCTGGCCGACCATCCCAAGGTGGTCGGGATCGGGGAGTCTGGGCTGGACTACCATTACGACACCGCGCCGCCGGAGGTTCAGGCCGAGAGCTTCCGGCGTCACATCCGGGCGGCGCAGCGCACCGGGCTGCCGCTGGTGATTCATGCGCGGGAGGCGGATGACGACATCGCCGCCATCCTGCGGGAGGAGCGCGAGGCGGGCGGGGACTTCGCCGCGCTGCTGCACTGTTTCTCCAGCACCCGGGCGCTGGCGGAGACGGTGGTGGCGGATGGCGGCTACGTCTCCTTCTCCGGCATCCTGACATTCCCGAAAAGCAACGATATCCGCGAGGTGGCGGCCAGCCTGCCGCGCGACCGCATCCTGGTGGAAACGGACTCGCCTTACCTGGCGCCGGTGCCCTACCGCGGGAAGCGATGCGAGCCGGCCTATGTCGCGACGACGGCAGAGGTGCTGGCGAAGACCCTGGGCATGGAGGTGCCGGCGCTGATCGAACTGACGGGTCGGAATACCAGAAACCTGTTCAATAAAATCTCGTAA
- the metG gene encoding methionine--tRNA ligase, with product MSDARRYYITTPIYYVNDKPHIGHAYTNIASDVMARWKRLTGHEVMFLTGTDEHGQKVEKAAEAVGEAPQPFTDRVSTTFRDLASAIGLSNTDFIRTTEERHKRACTVLWERLAARDQIYLGAYEGWYAVRDEAFYGPDEIVERDGQKYAIASGAPVEWMREPSYFFRLGDWGERLLAFYEANPDFIAPVSRRNEVLSFVKAGLQDLSVSRTSFRWGIPVPGDPDHVMYVWLDALTNYITAAGYPSEDMPFWPADLHMVGKDILRFHAIIWPAVLMAAELPTPKRVFAHGWWTNEGQKISKSLGNVIDPLALIEEFGLDPVRYFLLREVPFGNDGDFSRRALISRLNSELANDLGNLAQRSLSLIQRNCDGALPPLAPPTEEDRQLLEPLGALPDAVGEALDRQAFHEALERVWAVVRLGNGWIDAQKPWALKKTDPVRMGTVLRNLHTALRVLATVLLPFMPGTMNALLDQLGVGEGERTLATLKALPDGTKLPPPTPLFRKVEAEG from the coding sequence ATGAGCGACGCGCGGCGCTACTACATCACGACGCCGATCTACTACGTGAACGACAAGCCGCATATCGGCCACGCCTACACCAACATCGCGAGCGACGTGATGGCGCGGTGGAAGCGGCTGACCGGGCACGAGGTGATGTTCCTCACCGGGACGGACGAGCACGGCCAGAAGGTCGAGAAAGCCGCCGAAGCGGTCGGCGAGGCGCCGCAGCCCTTCACCGACCGGGTGTCCACCACCTTCCGCGACCTCGCCTCGGCGATCGGCCTGTCCAACACGGACTTCATCCGCACCACGGAGGAGCGGCACAAGCGCGCCTGCACCGTGCTGTGGGAGCGGCTGGCGGCACGGGACCAGATCTACCTGGGCGCCTACGAGGGCTGGTACGCGGTGCGCGACGAGGCCTTCTACGGCCCCGACGAGATCGTGGAGCGGGACGGGCAGAAGTACGCGATCGCCTCCGGCGCACCGGTCGAGTGGATGCGCGAGCCCTCCTATTTCTTCCGCCTGGGTGACTGGGGCGAGCGGCTGCTCGCCTTCTACGAGGCCAACCCGGACTTCATCGCCCCGGTGAGCCGCCGCAACGAGGTGCTGAGCTTCGTGAAGGCGGGATTGCAGGACCTCTCGGTGTCCCGCACCTCCTTCCGCTGGGGAATCCCCGTGCCGGGCGACCCGGACCACGTGATGTACGTCTGGCTGGACGCGCTCACAAACTACATCACCGCTGCTGGCTATCCCTCTGAAGATATGCCTTTCTGGCCGGCAGACCTGCATATGGTCGGCAAGGACATCCTGCGCTTCCACGCCATCATCTGGCCGGCCGTGCTGATGGCTGCGGAGTTGCCGACGCCGAAGCGGGTCTTCGCCCATGGCTGGTGGACCAACGAGGGCCAGAAGATCAGCAAGTCGCTGGGGAACGTGATCGACCCGCTGGCGCTGATCGAGGAGTTCGGCCTGGACCCCGTGCGCTACTTCCTGCTCCGGGAGGTGCCGTTCGGCAATGACGGGGACTTCTCCCGTCGCGCCCTGATATCCCGTCTGAACAGCGAGTTGGCGAACGATCTTGGCAATCTGGCGCAGCGCAGCCTGTCGCTGATCCAGCGCAACTGCGACGGCGCCCTGCCGCCGCTGGCGCCGCCGACCGAGGAGGACCGGCAGTTGCTGGAGCCGCTCGGCGCCCTGCCGGACGCGGTGGGCGAGGCGCTGGACCGCCAGGCCTTCCACGAGGCGCTGGAGCGGGTCTGGGCGGTGGTCCGCCTCGGCAATGGCTGGATCGACGCGCAGAAGCCCTGGGCGCTGAAGAAGACCGACCCCGTCCGCATGGGCACCGTGCTGCGCAACCTGCACACCGCGCTCCGGGTGCTGGCGACCGTGCTGCTGCCCTTCATGCCGGGGACGATGAACGCGCTGCTGGACCAGCTCGGGGTAGGCGAGGGGGAGCGGACCCTGGCCACGCTGAAGGCCCTGCCGGACGGGACGAAGCTGCCGCCGCCGACGCCGCTGTTCCGCAAGGTCGAGGCGGAGGGCTGA
- a CDS encoding DNA polymerase III subunit delta' yields MSLPPEPRANPELVGQDEAALALREAALGGRPHHAWLLAGPEGVGKATLAYRYARWLLAGSPEGAAPLALDPSHPVFSRVANGSHADLRVLAPEVAEGKVKRQISVEEARTVPRFLSMTPAEGGWRAVIVDEAAALAGEAQNALLKTLEEPPARAVLLLVTDAPDRLLPTVRSRCRRLDLPPLDRPRLDGLLARWLPELPGDGRARLAEMAAGSPGRALRLAEGDALALHEEVATFLRSLPRPEPRALHALADRLAAKRDGSAFTTFVALLRDALAQVLRQAGRGGAAPPWLASRPLAEWAGLWDMLGRLANETETLFLDRKQAVLVGLGALAVPPLGPGTA; encoded by the coding sequence ATGAGCCTGCCGCCGGAGCCGCGCGCCAACCCGGAGCTGGTCGGGCAGGACGAGGCGGCCCTGGCCCTGCGCGAGGCGGCGCTGGGCGGACGGCCCCACCATGCCTGGCTGCTGGCCGGGCCGGAGGGGGTGGGCAAGGCCACGCTCGCCTACCGCTACGCCCGCTGGCTGTTGGCGGGCAGCCCGGAGGGGGCGGCGCCGCTGGCGCTCGACCCGTCGCACCCCGTCTTCTCGCGCGTCGCCAACGGCTCGCATGCCGACCTGCGGGTCCTGGCCCCCGAGGTGGCGGAGGGCAAGGTGAAGCGGCAGATCTCGGTGGAGGAGGCGCGGACGGTGCCGCGCTTCCTGTCCATGACCCCCGCCGAGGGCGGCTGGCGCGCGGTGATCGTGGACGAGGCCGCTGCGCTGGCCGGCGAGGCGCAGAACGCCCTGCTCAAGACGCTGGAGGAGCCGCCCGCCCGCGCCGTGCTGCTGCTGGTCACCGACGCGCCGGACCGGCTGCTGCCCACGGTGCGCAGCCGCTGCCGCCGGCTCGACCTGCCGCCGCTGGACCGGCCGCGGCTGGACGGGCTGCTGGCGCGCTGGCTGCCGGAGCTGCCGGGGGACGGGCGCGCGCGGCTGGCGGAGATGGCCGCGGGCTCCCCGGGCCGGGCGCTGCGCCTGGCCGAGGGCGACGCGCTGGCCCTGCACGAGGAGGTCGCCACCTTCCTGCGGAGCCTGCCCCGCCCGGAGCCGCGGGCGCTGCACGCCCTGGCCGACCGGCTGGCGGCGAAGCGCGACGGCAGCGCCTTCACCACCTTCGTGGCCCTGCTGCGCGACGCGCTGGCCCAGGTGCTGCGCCAGGCGGGACGTGGCGGCGCGGCGCCACCCTGGCTTGCGTCCCGGCCGCTTGCGGAGTGGGCGGGGCTGTGGGACATGCTGGGCCGCCTGGCGAACGAGACGGAGACGCTGTTCCTGGACCGCAAGCAGGCGGTCCTGGTCGGCCTCGGCGCGCTGGCCGTTCCGCCCCTGGGGCCCGGGACGGCCTGA
- the tmk gene encoding dTMP kinase: MSHGPQPAARGRFVTLEGGEGAGKSTLARALAAALAAAGQPALRTREPGGSPGAEAIRGLMLGRDGWDPLAEAMLVTAARREHLVHTIRPALEAGIWVVSDRFADSTLAYQGLAQGLGEAPCRALAELALDGLRPDLTLVLDVEPGLGTARALGRGDANRFDARDAAFHARIRRAFLDIAAAEPGRCLVLDAARPPEAVLASALAALRERLPGPA, translated from the coding sequence GTGAGCCACGGCCCGCAGCCCGCCGCCCGCGGACGCTTCGTCACGCTGGAAGGCGGGGAGGGGGCGGGAAAAAGCACCCTCGCCCGTGCCCTCGCCGCGGCCCTGGCCGCCGCCGGCCAGCCGGCGCTGCGGACCCGCGAGCCTGGCGGCTCCCCGGGCGCCGAGGCCATCCGCGGGCTGATGCTCGGCCGCGACGGGTGGGACCCGCTGGCGGAGGCGATGCTGGTCACCGCGGCCCGGCGCGAGCACCTCGTCCACACCATCCGCCCGGCGCTGGAGGCGGGGATCTGGGTCGTCTCCGACCGCTTCGCCGACAGCACCCTGGCCTATCAGGGCCTCGCCCAGGGGCTGGGCGAGGCGCCGTGCCGCGCCCTGGCGGAGCTGGCGCTGGACGGGCTCCGGCCCGACCTGACCCTGGTGCTGGACGTGGAGCCGGGGCTGGGCACGGCGCGGGCCCTGGGCCGGGGCGATGCCAACCGCTTCGACGCGCGCGACGCCGCCTTCCATGCCCGCATCCGCCGCGCCTTCCTGGACATCGCCGCCGCCGAGCCCGGGCGCTGCCTGGTGCTGGACGCCGCGCGGCCGCCCGAGGCGGTGCTGGCCTCGGCCCTCGCCGCGCTGCGCGAGCGGCTGCCGGGCCCGGCATGA
- a CDS encoding D-alanyl-D-alanine carboxypeptidase family protein: protein MTQRRDLLGTAALLGLLGTAGEAAAQRRPAQGGRAPAPPPGTPASTPLGPLDTIARQAILIDADTGAVLLEKSADERMAPSSMSKLMTMYVVFDMIRQGRLRFDQQLPVSERAWRMGGSKMFVGLGDQVSVENLTRGVIIQSGNDACIVLAEGIAGSEQQFAEIMNEYGKKIGLQNSTFRNATGWPDPEHRMTARDLTILARRIIKDFPEDFRFYNERSFRWHDINQENRNPLLSRVAGADGLKTGHTEEAGYGLTGTAKRGERRLILVVNGLPSMRARAEESERLMEWGFREFDNVVLFRAADTVESAPVYLGEQSTVPLVGGRDLVLTLPRGWRRQLEVKVQYDSPLQAPVAKGQEVGKISVAGQGVPPMTLPLIAGADVGKMGLLPRIPAVIGRWVSG from the coding sequence ATGACTCAGCGCCGCGACCTTCTGGGCACCGCCGCCCTGCTCGGCCTGCTCGGCACCGCCGGGGAGGCTGCGGCGCAGCGACGGCCGGCCCAGGGCGGCCGCGCCCCCGCGCCGCCGCCCGGCACGCCGGCGAGCACGCCGCTGGGGCCGCTGGACACCATCGCCAGGCAGGCCATCCTGATCGACGCCGACACGGGCGCCGTGCTGCTGGAGAAGAGCGCCGACGAGCGCATGGCGCCCAGCTCCATGTCGAAGCTGATGACCATGTACGTGGTCTTCGACATGATCCGGCAGGGCCGGCTGCGCTTCGACCAGCAGCTTCCGGTCAGCGAGCGCGCCTGGCGCATGGGCGGCTCGAAGATGTTCGTGGGCCTGGGCGACCAGGTCTCGGTGGAGAACCTGACCCGGGGCGTGATCATCCAGTCGGGCAACGACGCCTGCATCGTGCTGGCCGAGGGGATCGCCGGCAGCGAGCAGCAGTTCGCCGAGATCATGAACGAGTACGGGAAGAAGATCGGGCTGCAGAACAGCACCTTCCGCAACGCGACCGGCTGGCCCGACCCCGAGCACCGGATGACCGCGCGCGACCTGACCATCCTGGCCCGGCGCATCATCAAGGATTTCCCGGAGGATTTCCGCTTCTACAACGAGCGCTCCTTCCGCTGGCACGACATCAACCAGGAGAACCGCAACCCGCTCCTCTCCCGCGTCGCCGGGGCGGACGGGCTCAAGACGGGCCATACCGAGGAGGCGGGCTATGGCCTCACCGGCACCGCGAAGCGCGGCGAGCGGCGCCTGATCCTGGTGGTGAACGGCCTGCCGTCCATGCGCGCCCGCGCCGAGGAGAGCGAGCGGCTGATGGAATGGGGCTTCCGCGAGTTCGACAACGTGGTGCTGTTCCGCGCCGCCGATACGGTGGAGAGCGCGCCGGTCTATCTCGGCGAGCAGTCCACCGTGCCGCTGGTCGGCGGCCGCGACCTGGTCCTCACCCTGCCGCGCGGCTGGCGCCGGCAGCTGGAGGTGAAGGTGCAGTACGACAGCCCCTTGCAGGCCCCGGTCGCCAAGGGCCAGGAGGTCGGCAAGATCAGCGTCGCCGGGCAGGGCGTTCCGCCCATGACCCTGCCGCTGATCGCGGGGGCCGACGTGGGCAAGATGGGGCTGCTGCCGCGCATCCCCGCGGTCATCGGTCGCTGGGTGTCCGGTTGA
- a CDS encoding septal ring lytic transglycosylase RlpA family protein — MTGGPARRAGAGLAALAAVAGMGLVLLAGCGAPPPPATPEPVYLLGQPYSLGGVWSYPREDFGLVETGLGTVIAEAAAGRRTANGEVYDPAALTAAHRTLQLPAILRVTNLENGRILLLRANDRGPADPGRVLAVSRRAAELLGMSPGRPAQLRVAVEGEPSRALAVGLPRAPGEAPALAVATAATVAVQREDLAPPPGAQQAAVRREGRAPAAAASPARETGAELPPLRLPETLLSGPAMPGRLVVQLGSFTGADGARRQAARIPGARAEAVGSGRRAEWRVRLGPFPDVAAADRALEQVLRSGVSEARILVD, encoded by the coding sequence GTGACCGGGGGCCCGGCCCGCCGTGCCGGGGCCGGGCTCGCCGCCCTGGCCGCCGTGGCGGGGATGGGGCTCGTCCTGCTCGCGGGCTGCGGGGCGCCGCCGCCCCCGGCGACGCCGGAGCCGGTGTACCTGCTGGGCCAGCCCTACAGCCTCGGCGGCGTCTGGTCCTACCCGCGCGAGGATTTCGGCCTGGTCGAGACGGGGCTGGGCACGGTGATCGCCGAGGCAGCCGCCGGGCGCCGCACCGCCAATGGCGAGGTCTACGACCCCGCCGCGCTGACCGCCGCGCACCGGACGCTGCAGCTTCCCGCCATCCTGCGGGTCACCAACCTGGAGAATGGCCGCATCCTCCTGCTGCGCGCCAATGACCGCGGCCCGGCCGACCCCGGCCGGGTGCTCGCGGTGTCGAGGCGCGCCGCCGAGCTGCTGGGCATGAGCCCGGGGCGCCCGGCCCAGCTGCGCGTGGCGGTGGAGGGCGAGCCCTCCCGGGCCCTGGCCGTCGGGCTGCCGCGGGCGCCGGGCGAGGCGCCGGCCCTGGCCGTCGCGACCGCCGCCACCGTGGCCGTGCAGCGCGAGGACCTGGCCCCGCCGCCCGGGGCGCAACAGGCGGCGGTCCGGCGCGAGGGGCGTGCCCCGGCAGCCGCGGCGTCGCCGGCCCGTGAGACGGGCGCGGAGCTTCCGCCGCTGCGCCTGCCGGAGACGCTGCTCTCCGGCCCGGCCATGCCGGGGCGGCTCGTCGTGCAGCTCGGCAGCTTCACCGGCGCCGACGGGGCCCGGCGCCAGGCGGCCCGCATTCCCGGCGCGCGGGCGGAGGCGGTGGGCTCCGGACGCCGCGCGGAGTGGCGCGTTCGCCTCGGACCGTTTCCGGATGTTGCGGCGGCCGATCGCGCCCTTGAGCAAGTGCTGCGGAGCGGCGTATCGGAGGCCCGCATCCTGGTGGACTAG
- a CDS encoding lytic murein transglycosylase: protein MPPNRRLLLRTLCKALGSAVPAALVAAPALAQGAGSFAAFLDGVRAEARRAGVSQRTLERAFAGLRPNDKVVELDRRQPEFTITWEQYRDGRLSQTRIDRGRQMVAENRALLESIEDRFQVSPRIVVAIWGLETNYGSFTGNFNVIEALATLAWEGRRASFFRGELLAALKILDAGHVSVERMRGSYAGAMGQPQFMPSSFNRLAVDFDNDGRKDIWDDRADALGSIANYLSKSGWRSGERWGREVLLPAGLDPSGLSRDNRKPLAEWSRLGVRQADGGPLPAFDQPAGIVVPRGTSGQAFVVYQNFNVIRRYNPSDFYALAVGMLADLVA, encoded by the coding sequence ATGCCGCCGAACCGCCGCCTTCTCCTCCGCACCCTGTGCAAGGCCCTGGGGAGCGCCGTACCGGCCGCGCTGGTCGCGGCACCCGCCCTTGCCCAGGGAGCGGGCAGCTTCGCCGCCTTCCTCGACGGCGTCCGCGCCGAGGCCCGCCGGGCGGGCGTCTCCCAGCGGACGCTGGAGCGCGCCTTCGCCGGGCTGCGGCCCAATGACAAGGTGGTCGAGCTGGACCGCCGCCAGCCCGAGTTCACCATCACCTGGGAGCAGTATCGGGATGGCCGGCTGAGCCAGACCCGCATCGACCGCGGCCGCCAGATGGTGGCGGAGAACCGCGCCCTGCTGGAATCGATCGAGGACCGTTTCCAGGTCAGCCCGCGCATCGTCGTGGCGATCTGGGGGCTGGAGACGAACTACGGCTCGTTCACCGGCAACTTCAACGTGATCGAGGCCCTGGCCACGCTGGCCTGGGAGGGCCGCCGCGCCTCCTTCTTCCGGGGCGAACTGCTGGCCGCGCTGAAGATCCTCGATGCCGGTCATGTCAGCGTCGAGCGGATGCGCGGCTCCTATGCCGGCGCGATGGGCCAGCCGCAGTTCATGCCGAGCAGCTTCAACCGGCTGGCGGTGGATTTCGACAATGACGGCCGGAAGGATATCTGGGACGACCGCGCCGACGCGCTGGGCTCCATCGCCAACTACCTGTCCAAGAGCGGCTGGCGGAGCGGCGAGCGCTGGGGACGGGAGGTGCTGCTGCCGGCCGGCCTGGACCCCTCGGGGCTGAGCCGCGACAACCGCAAGCCGCTGGCCGAGTGGTCGCGGCTGGGCGTGCGGCAGGCGGATGGCGGGCCGCTGCCGGCCTTCGACCAGCCGGCCGGGATCGTGGTGCCGCGCGGCACCAGCGGGCAGGCTTTCGTGGTCTACCAGAACTTCAACGTCATCCGGCGCTACAACCCCTCCGACTTCTACGCGCTGGCCGTGGGGATGCTGGCGGATCTCGTGGCGTGA
- a CDS encoding Hint domain-containing protein translates to MDSNTPSSTINPGDLIGITISGGAGTWTYEGQGVGGLVGSSFNPDPIMGGTSYFALTNTPPAVGTTFSLEVDPFVLCFLSGTLIATPRGEVAVEELRAGDLVLTHDGREAPVVWLGRQTVSTAFADPLRVAPVRIAAGALGEGLPVRDLLVSADHALLLDGVLVQAGALVHGRSITRETAMPERFTYYHVELADHALVLAEGVAAESFIDNAARRSFDNWAEHPGGAEEMAELALPRAKSHRQVPAALRARLAARAEALLPAALAA, encoded by the coding sequence GTGGACAGCAACACGCCCAGCTCGACCATCAATCCTGGCGACTTGATCGGCATCACCATCAGCGGCGGCGCCGGCACCTGGACCTATGAGGGCCAGGGCGTGGGCGGGCTCGTGGGATCCTCGTTCAATCCCGACCCGATCATGGGTGGGACGTCCTACTTCGCGCTCACCAACACCCCTCCTGCCGTGGGAACCACCTTCTCCCTGGAGGTGGACCCCTTCGTTCTTTGCTTCCTGTCGGGGACGCTGATCGCGACGCCGCGTGGCGAGGTGGCGGTGGAGGAGCTGCGGGCGGGCGACCTGGTGCTGACCCATGACGGGCGCGAGGCGCCGGTGGTGTGGCTGGGCCGGCAGACGGTCAGCACCGCCTTCGCCGATCCGCTGCGCGTGGCCCCCGTGCGCATCGCCGCCGGGGCGCTGGGCGAGGGGCTGCCGGTGCGCGACCTGCTGGTCTCGGCCGACCATGCGCTGCTGCTGGACGGGGTGCTGGTGCAGGCCGGAGCGCTGGTGCACGGCCGCAGCATCACCCGCGAGACGGCGATGCCGGAGCGCTTCACCTACTACCACGTGGAGCTGGCCGACCATGCGCTGGTGCTGGCCGAGGGGGTGGCGGCGGAGAGCTTCATCGACAACGCCGCGCGGCGGAGCTTCGACAACTGGGCGGAGCATCCGGGCGGGGCGGAGGAGATGGCGGAACTGGCGCTGCCGCGGGCGAAGTCGCACCGCCAGGTGCCGGCCGCCCTGCGCGCCCGGCTGGCCGCCCGCGCCGAGGCCCTGCTCCCGGCCGCCCTGGCCGCCTGA
- a CDS encoding lipid A deacylase LpxR family protein, whose amino-acid sequence MRILALAALLPTLAAGTAAAQTRPVDSVPPPDQYGTWSLTTENDLFGGGSDRNYTNGLLLTWRSPSADLPGPFAWLDRQMDWVMGPGELRWGLSLGQNMYTPTDTQRRNPDPRDRPYAGHLYGAFSLSRTTELTQTLLEIQAGVVGPAALGEQVQNNYHRLINVDTAKGWDYQLKDEPALDVLLERRWRLPLQALGGIRTEAIPSVTLAVGNVQTYASAGGMLRLGTALDADWGPVRIRPALAGSGFIRPRDEFGWYVFAGVEGRAIARDIFLDGNTWRDSRSVDKRPLVGDLQAGVAVLWQGMRLAYTQVLRTEEFYGQKGAQSFGSISLSVRF is encoded by the coding sequence ATGCGCATCCTCGCCCTCGCCGCCCTGCTTCCCACCCTGGCCGCCGGCACCGCGGCCGCCCAGACCCGCCCGGTCGATTCCGTGCCACCGCCGGACCAGTACGGGACCTGGAGCCTGACCACGGAGAACGACCTCTTCGGCGGCGGGTCGGACCGCAACTACACGAACGGGCTGCTGCTGACCTGGCGCTCGCCCAGCGCCGACCTCCCCGGCCCCTTCGCCTGGCTGGACCGGCAGATGGACTGGGTGATGGGGCCGGGGGAGCTGCGCTGGGGCCTGTCGCTCGGCCAGAACATGTACACGCCGACGGACACGCAGCGGCGCAACCCGGATCCGCGGGACCGTCCCTATGCCGGGCACCTCTACGGCGCCTTCAGCCTCAGCCGCACCACGGAGCTGACGCAGACCCTGCTGGAAATCCAGGCCGGCGTGGTCGGCCCGGCGGCGCTGGGCGAGCAGGTGCAGAACAACTACCACCGGCTGATCAACGTCGACACGGCCAAGGGCTGGGACTACCAGCTCAAGGACGAGCCGGCGCTGGACGTGCTGCTGGAACGCCGCTGGCGCCTGCCGCTGCAGGCGCTGGGCGGCATCCGGACCGAGGCGATCCCCAGCGTCACCCTCGCCGTGGGCAATGTGCAGACCTATGCCTCGGCCGGCGGGATGCTGCGGCTGGGCACGGCGCTGGACGCGGACTGGGGCCCGGTGCGCATTCGTCCCGCCCTGGCCGGTTCGGGCTTCATCCGCCCGCGCGACGAGTTCGGCTGGTACGTCTTCGCGGGGGTGGAGGGGCGCGCCATCGCCCGGGACATCTTCCTGGATGGCAACACCTGGCGGGATTCGCGCAGCGTGGACAAGCGGCCGCTGGTGGGCGATCTCCAGGCCGGCGTGGCGGTGCTGTGGCAGGGCATGCGCCTGGCCTATACCCAGGTGCTGCGGACCGAGGAGTTCTACGGCCAGAAGGGCGCGCAGTCCTTCGGCTCGATCAGCCTTTCCGTGCGCTTCTGA
- the rfbC gene encoding dTDP-4-dehydrorhamnose 3,5-epimerase: MQLSTLQDAPAVRRSGNVEARELELPGVLLVTTRRFSDARGFFTETYNRRDFVAVGIDHDFVQDNQSLSRPAGTVRGLHFQTPPHAQAKLIRVLRGAILDVVVDLRASSPTFGQHCAVELRGTDDQQFFIPEGFAHGFCTLEPDTEITYKVTDLYAPDCDRGLAWDDPELGIAWPVAPEAALLSDKDRRQPKLRDLPRIFG, from the coding sequence ATGCAGCTCAGCACCCTCCAGGACGCGCCGGCGGTCCGCCGGTCCGGCAATGTCGAGGCCAGGGAGCTGGAGCTGCCGGGCGTGCTGCTGGTGACCACCCGGCGCTTTTCCGATGCCCGTGGCTTCTTCACGGAAACCTACAACCGGCGGGACTTCGTCGCGGTCGGCATCGATCACGACTTCGTCCAGGACAACCAGTCCCTGTCCCGCCCGGCCGGCACGGTGCGCGGGCTGCACTTCCAGACCCCGCCGCATGCCCAGGCCAAGCTGATCCGGGTGCTGCGCGGCGCCATCCTGGACGTGGTGGTGGACCTGCGGGCCTCCTCGCCCACCTTCGGCCAGCATTGCGCGGTGGAGCTGCGCGGGACGGACGACCAGCAGTTCTTCATCCCCGAGGGCTTCGCCCATGGCTTCTGCACGCTCGAGCCCGATACCGAGATCACCTACAAGGTGACCGACCTCTACGCGCCGGATTGCGACCGCGGCCTGGCCTGGGACGACCCGGAGCTGGGGATCGCCTGGCCGGTGGCGCCGGAGGCGGCGCTGCTCTCCGACAAGGACCGTCGCCAGCCGAAGCTGCGCGACCTGCCCCGGATCTTCGGCTAA